Sequence from the Sphingobacteriaceae bacterium GW460-11-11-14-LB5 genome:
GAATAAATAGAGCGAAAATTGCGACAATCATCAATATCGCAAAAGGCGCGTACTGTTTAAAGGAGAATTTACTCATAGTTTTTAGTTTAATTTGTTTGTATTGTTTAAATATTTAAAATATGCTTGATTTATTTTGATAAAAATACGACATAATGTAGTTTTTACACTATTAAGTTGAAATATTTTAATAAAAACGAGTAATTTTTATAAAACATACCAAAAAATAACCTCAAAATTAAAAATAACAAAAAATCAGAGCAGTTTTAATGCGAGTTTTTGATAAAAACAAAACATACTAGAAATAGCATTTTATATGATTTTACCTAAAATTTATAAAAAATTAGCTAAAAAAATTCACTATTAACCAAAAAACCCATGAAATTTCATGGGTTTTTGTAAAAAATATTAAAAATTTTGTCTTTTTAAGAAAAATACGCAGATCCTTGAACAATACCTCTTTTTTCAATTTCTTTATCCATATAGGTTTGAATTGCCGATTTGTTAAGCCCCCAGTTAGGTGCAATTAACAAATCCCAGTCAGAAATCCCAAAAAGACGTTGAATAACAATATCCGGACGTAAAAGCGGGATTAGTTCGCAAAGTAGATCGGTATACTCCTCAAGTGAGAATAACTTAAATGGCTCTTTTTTGTATTTAGCCCCCATGATCGATCCTTCTACTACATGAAGGTGGTGGAATTTAACGAACTTAATCTGAGGAAAACGGTTAATTTCGTGAATATAACCATGCATTTGTTCTCTGGTTTCCCAGGGGAAGCCAAAAATGGTATGCACACACAGATCGAGCTTACTATCTTTTAACAATTCTACCGCAGCCACAAACTCGCCATGACTACAGCCCCTGTTAATCTGATCAAGGGTTTCATCATATATAGATTCCATCCCCATTTCCAAATCTACATCAAAGCGATCGGTATAACTTTCTAATAAAGCTACCTTTTCGGCATCGATACAATCAGGACGGGTACCCACGGCAAAACCCACAATATCTTCGGTATTAATCGATAAAGCCTCGTCGTACATCATCTTTAAATAATGTACCGGCGCATAAGTATTGGTGTTCGGCTGAAAATAAACAATATACTTATCTGCTTTATAAGAAGTTTTTGCCCTAAACATGCCCTCGGCAAGCTGATCTTTAATATTTGGATTTTTACGCGAAGGCTCAGGCGTGAAAGAATCTACATTACAATAAGTACATCCACCGTAACCTTTGCTGCCATCGCGATTGGGGCAGGTAAAACCACCATCTACAATTACTTTAAACACACGTTGCCCTTTATACTTTTCGCGCAAATGCGTACCGTAATTTTTATACCCCTTGATCCCTGAATCTACAAGTGTTCCCATTATTTGCAAAAATACGGTTTTTGTTCGAGACGCGAGGTTAGATTTGAG
This genomic interval carries:
- a CDS encoding TIGR01212 family radical SAM protein, whose amino-acid sequence is MGTLVDSGIKGYKNYGTHLREKYKGQRVFKVIVDGGFTCPNRDGSKGYGGCTYCNVDSFTPEPSRKNPNIKDQLAEGMFRAKTSYKADKYIVYFQPNTNTYAPVHYLKMMYDEALSINTEDIVGFAVGTRPDCIDAEKVALLESYTDRFDVDLEMGMESIYDETLDQINRGCSHGEFVAAVELLKDSKLDLCVHTIFGFPWETREQMHGYIHEINRFPQIKFVKFHHLHVVEGSIMGAKYKKEPFKLFSLEEYTDLLCELIPLLRPDIVIQRLFGISDWDLLIAPNWGLNKSAIQTYMDKEIEKRGIVQGSAYFS